One genomic segment of Lewinellaceae bacterium includes these proteins:
- a CDS encoding PQQ-binding-like beta-propeller repeat protein yields MNSLVLTFWMLAFASMEAQPVSYTHDFTSKPQVKWTFHTSSEFFSSPVVMGDLVYIGGLDSILHAIDLQTGKEVWQFKSGGAIRSTVFADDEYVYLNGGDGNIYCLVRYDGALQWIFQTGGKERYDFADYFDSAPVVVDNLLYVGSSDFNLYALDATNGSEIWHYPTDGMVHTTPAIANGGIYFGSFDGYVYALDAQNGTLRWKFKTVGHRYFPKGEVQGSPVITDQLIVIGARDYNVYAIDRENGYCHWNKSFQNGWGLSNTVFKDTLFIAGADERKIICVNEKSGSEFWNKPMEFLIFGNLVFSQKMFYVGTTNGKLHGFDRISGERVWQFETEEYLEKRSAYFKDDDTYREDIYSIIKSNEEFLEVECELGGVFSTPALVNDLLLFSSTNGKLYCLEEAK; encoded by the coding sequence ATGAATTCCTTGGTTCTGACATTCTGGATGCTTGCTTTTGCATCTATGGAGGCGCAACCGGTCTCCTATACCCATGATTTCACCTCAAAGCCACAGGTTAAGTGGACTTTTCACACTTCATCCGAATTTTTCAGTTCACCGGTGGTGATGGGAGACCTGGTCTACATTGGCGGCCTGGACAGTATCTTGCATGCAATTGATTTACAGACAGGCAAAGAGGTCTGGCAATTTAAATCCGGTGGAGCTATCCGGTCTACTGTTTTTGCAGATGATGAATATGTTTACCTCAATGGCGGTGATGGCAACATTTATTGCCTGGTTCGCTATGATGGTGCTTTACAATGGATATTCCAAACCGGAGGTAAAGAACGATACGATTTTGCGGATTATTTCGATTCGGCACCCGTTGTGGTCGACAACCTGCTGTACGTCGGTTCCAGTGATTTTAACCTGTATGCCCTCGATGCCACGAATGGAAGCGAAATCTGGCATTATCCAACAGATGGAATGGTACACACCACACCCGCAATCGCCAACGGGGGTATCTATTTCGGTTCTTTCGACGGATATGTTTATGCCTTAGATGCTCAAAACGGTACGCTCAGGTGGAAATTCAAAACTGTTGGCCACCGGTATTTCCCCAAAGGCGAAGTTCAGGGTTCACCGGTGATCACAGACCAATTAATTGTTATCGGAGCTCGTGACTATAATGTTTATGCCATCGACCGGGAAAATGGTTATTGCCATTGGAATAAATCGTTCCAAAATGGCTGGGGACTAAGCAATACCGTATTTAAGGACACTTTATTCATTGCGGGAGCAGATGAACGTAAAATAATTTGCGTTAATGAAAAATCCGGATCCGAATTTTGGAACAAACCCATGGAGTTCCTGATCTTCGGCAACCTCGTATTTTCTCAGAAAATGTTTTACGTAGGCACAACCAATGGCAAGTTGCATGGTTTTGACCGGATTTCCGGCGAGCGCGTATGGCAGTTTGAGACCGAAGAGTATCTTGAAAAAAGATCGGCATATTTTAAAGATGACGATACTTATCGCGAAGATATCTATTCAATCATTAAATCGAATGAAGAATTCCTGGAAGTCGAATGCGAATTAGGTGGTGTATTTTCGACACCGGCCCTGGTAAATGACTTGTTGTTATTCTCGAGTACCAACGGCAAGTTGTATTGCCTTGAAGAAGCGAAATAA
- a CDS encoding FtsX-like permease family protein, which yields MFSKWIAHIAVAFQTFRSNPLHTLLSTLGIVIGVAALVAILSLIDGLEQFGRQQLERTTDLQGIQVMSKTDDRENGVVIKRDEYPLLDEAFLELLIHHLGDRATVTMYQEKSNWISWPQDTTRHAALVYQLAGTIPALDTGLIAGKLALPDEKQVVVNNKLLAYFPETRRDDLIGKKIFLGSDTCVIGGIVRYARARGGLLVFRKLLPSMDRHDFPPQILIHVNTIENVAVIQKQVEALIREHYPDNSGDFVVLNNTFRVDQATQGILLFKLIMAFITGISVLVGGIGIMNVLLMSITERTREIGIRKALGARKRDISNQFLAEAVGLSLIGSLLGMILGMLMVQIALPLIKKVIKAPFGIVYNPSTLLIIFILALLIGIIFGTYPALRAARLTPVDAIRHE from the coding sequence ATGTTTTCAAAATGGATTGCTCATATTGCCGTAGCCTTTCAGACCTTTCGGTCCAATCCCCTGCACACCCTGCTTTCTACTTTGGGTATTGTCATCGGGGTGGCCGCCCTGGTTGCTATCCTTTCATTGATTGATGGGCTGGAGCAATTTGGCCGGCAACAGCTGGAAAGGACAACGGACCTCCAGGGCATTCAGGTGATGAGTAAAACCGATGACCGAGAAAATGGAGTGGTTATCAAGCGGGACGAATACCCCCTGTTGGATGAGGCATTTCTTGAACTTCTGATCCACCATTTAGGTGACCGGGCAACGGTGACCATGTACCAGGAGAAATCGAATTGGATTAGCTGGCCTCAGGATACTACCCGGCACGCCGCCCTGGTTTATCAGCTAGCCGGAACAATACCTGCTCTCGATACCGGTTTGATTGCAGGAAAGCTGGCGCTTCCGGACGAAAAGCAGGTTGTGGTTAACAATAAACTACTTGCGTATTTTCCTGAAACCAGGCGGGACGACCTCATCGGCAAAAAAATTTTTCTCGGATCAGATACCTGCGTCATTGGAGGTATTGTCCGCTACGCGCGTGCCCGGGGAGGATTGCTTGTATTCCGTAAGCTTCTGCCATCGATGGACCGCCACGATTTTCCTCCCCAAATCTTGATTCACGTAAACACGATCGAAAATGTTGCTGTCATCCAGAAGCAAGTTGAGGCGTTGATCCGTGAACATTATCCGGATAACTCCGGTGATTTTGTGGTACTGAACAACACTTTCCGCGTTGACCAGGCCACCCAGGGGATTTTGTTGTTTAAACTGATCATGGCATTTATTACCGGCATTTCAGTGCTGGTAGGCGGAATCGGCATCATGAATGTTTTGTTGATGTCAATCACCGAGCGCACGCGGGAAATCGGGATTCGCAAGGCTCTGGGTGCCAGAAAACGGGATATCTCCAATCAGTTTCTGGCGGAAGCGGTTGGATTAAGCCTGATCGGCAGTCTACTGGGAATGATCCTGGGCATGTTGATGGTTCAGATCGCGTTACCTCTGATCAAAAAGGTCATTAAAGCGCCCTTCGGAATCGTCTATAACCCTTCCACTTTGTTGATCATATTTATTCTGGCATTACTTATCGGCATCATTTTCGGCACCTATCCTGCCTTACGGGCGGCCAGGCTTACTCCGGTCGATGCGATCCGGCACGAATAA
- a CDS encoding SRPBCC domain-containing protein has protein sequence MEYIQVELVIKASLEKVWQALIDPEMVRAYFFGTNLEGDWREGGMIYFRGEWDGQAYEDKGVIQVFDPPRQLDYVYWSSWSGTEDKPENYLPVSYRLEVHPEGTRLKVEQGGFTDPDRKQHSIDNWTMVMHAMKELLEEG, from the coding sequence ATGGAATATATACAAGTAGAATTGGTTATCAAGGCTTCTCTGGAAAAGGTTTGGCAAGCATTGATCGACCCGGAAATGGTGAGGGCATACTTTTTTGGTACCAACCTGGAAGGAGACTGGCGGGAGGGAGGCATGATCTATTTCCGTGGTGAATGGGACGGTCAGGCTTATGAGGACAAAGGAGTCATTCAGGTTTTCGATCCGCCGCGGCAATTGGATTATGTGTACTGGAGCTCCTGGTCAGGTACCGAAGACAAACCCGAAAATTACCTGCCGGTTTCCTACCGGTTGGAAGTGCATCCGGAAGGCACCAGATTGAAGGTTGAGCAAGGGGGATTTACCGACCCGGATCGCAAGCAGCATTCCATCGATAACTGGACCATGGTGATGCATGCAATGAAGGAATTGCTGGAGGAAGGATGA
- a CDS encoding class I SAM-dependent methyltransferase: MDEIKSKIVEAYETLAVSYDRLIDTKPHNAYYDRPNTLALLPDVHGKYVLDVACGPGKYAEELLAKGANVVGFDISPKMVELARQRNGNRANFFVHDFSQPFHMLKDQSYDVVICALAMHYIEDWSVTINEFYRVLRPRGVVVLSIEHPFFEYNYFQSEAYFSVEQVRCTWRGFGMPVEVNSYRRSLQDCINPLTDHGFYIDKIVEPRPTPEFAQHDLKHFKELNQFPAFMGIRAVKKD, translated from the coding sequence ATGGATGAGATAAAAAGTAAAATTGTTGAGGCCTATGAGACCCTCGCCGTGAGCTATGACCGGCTGATCGATACCAAGCCCCACAATGCGTACTACGACCGGCCTAATACGCTGGCATTATTACCTGATGTACATGGCAAATACGTTCTGGACGTAGCTTGCGGTCCCGGAAAATATGCGGAGGAACTCCTGGCAAAAGGCGCCAATGTCGTGGGTTTTGATATCAGCCCTAAGATGGTTGAGCTGGCCAGGCAAAGAAACGGGAATAGGGCTAATTTTTTTGTACACGATTTTTCACAACCGTTTCATATGCTTAAAGACCAGTCGTATGATGTTGTGATATGTGCTCTGGCCATGCATTACATAGAAGACTGGAGTGTTACGATCAATGAATTTTATCGCGTACTTAGACCCAGGGGGGTAGTCGTCCTTTCGATTGAACATCCTTTTTTTGAATACAATTATTTTCAATCGGAAGCTTATTTTTCAGTCGAACAGGTACGATGTACCTGGAGAGGATTTGGGATGCCGGTAGAGGTAAACAGTTATCGTCGTTCCTTACAAGACTGTATTAATCCGCTCACCGATCATGGATTTTACATTGATAAAATTGTGGAGCCCAGGCCTACACCGGAATTTGCCCAACACGACCTTAAACATTTTAAAGAATTAAATCAATTTCCTGCATTTATGGGTATTCGTGCGGTGAAAAAGGATTGA
- a CDS encoding helix-turn-helix transcriptional regulator: MDSFYHEIDDLHVMTNNPSNASPYYIHPFPEPNPDGSLVEVQYDETLDYGRTTGYYAWVDGIRLRHTVTEFGQTGYFEKSNEEELVSLSFNLEGDYTIFQQDKTYPVQRGQHNLIYTRGFNNTFFNHHLRGESFDIAFAPEQFIQMTQDGNPTLQRFITRMQQDQPVVLSQRSIPISFELIQAIRSIINCRYQGHLRKLFLLSKTMEILVLSAETVDRFVRSAPEISLTRDDRERIQQARQYLERHFQNPPSLSELAREVGLNEYKLKRGFKKEYQTTAFGYLADYRLQRSQEALLANHRSIAEVAYDLGYSSPQHFSAAFKKKFGVPPSHCR, translated from the coding sequence ATGGATAGCTTTTACCATGAAATCGATGATTTACATGTTATGACGAACAACCCTTCCAACGCGAGTCCATATTATATTCATCCTTTCCCAGAGCCAAATCCAGATGGCTCACTGGTGGAGGTTCAATACGACGAAACGCTTGATTATGGCCGCACTACCGGTTATTATGCCTGGGTAGATGGGATCCGCCTACGCCATACCGTAACCGAGTTTGGGCAGACCGGCTATTTTGAGAAATCCAATGAAGAAGAGCTGGTCAGCCTGTCCTTCAATCTTGAGGGGGATTATACCATTTTTCAGCAGGACAAGACCTATCCGGTCCAGCGTGGGCAGCACAATCTGATTTATACCAGAGGTTTCAACAATACATTTTTCAATCATCATTTACGGGGAGAATCGTTTGACATTGCTTTTGCACCGGAACAGTTTATTCAGATGACGCAGGATGGTAATCCCACCTTACAGCGATTTATTACCCGTATGCAGCAAGATCAGCCGGTGGTCTTATCTCAACGCTCCATTCCCATCTCGTTTGAATTGATTCAGGCCATTCGCTCCATCATTAACTGCAGGTATCAGGGGCATCTGCGCAAGCTTTTCCTGCTATCGAAAACAATGGAAATTCTGGTACTCTCGGCGGAGACCGTGGACCGTTTTGTACGAAGTGCACCAGAGATCTCACTCACCCGGGACGACCGTGAACGGATTCAACAGGCAAGACAATATCTGGAGCGCCACTTTCAGAATCCACCCAGTCTTTCGGAGTTGGCGCGTGAGGTCGGATTAAATGAATACAAACTCAAACGCGGGTTTAAGAAGGAATACCAGACAACGGCTTTCGGATATCTGGCGGATTACCGTTTGCAACGATCGCAGGAAGCGCTCCTTGCCAATCACCGCTCCATAGCGGAGGTGGCCTATGACCTGGGTTATTCTTCCCCCCAACATTTCAGCGCGGCATTTAAAAAGAAATTCGGCGTGCCGCCATCGCATTGCCGGTAG
- a CDS encoding alanine racemase → MFSVNQLQTPQVLVDQLILEWNIKHLQEIADQNQVKLRPHIKTHKSVEIFQMQAAAGAVGITASKPAEALPFLEAGVKSITLAYPVIDERKLTPFLKRAQELNAEINLCIDNAEGLAIAYKVATRVRFQVGLYIIINIGYNRCGLEPNDERILELAQQIGRYKYLGFKGLLTHNGLTYDVASWKKLTKVNRKEVNQLLKLKHRLEAAGIAVDEISVGSTPGTLMGEGLEGVTEIRPGNYVFMDRTPVAMKLIKKRAVAQTILASVISENEHYYIIDAGKKVLSSDKRGDQDDYGLAYPLDHYPKKAFEFKVVKLSEEHGFIGKRKGLELKVGDLVRILPNHSCVVSNLTRYFCLVDGDQYLRPIAVDAGLTSHGALP, encoded by the coding sequence ATGTTTTCTGTGAACCAACTCCAGACCCCACAGGTCCTGGTCGATCAACTTATCCTCGAATGGAACATCAAACACCTTCAGGAGATTGCCGATCAGAACCAGGTCAAATTGCGACCCCACATTAAAACCCACAAGAGTGTGGAAATCTTCCAGATGCAGGCAGCGGCGGGTGCAGTTGGCATTACCGCATCCAAGCCGGCTGAAGCATTGCCGTTTCTGGAGGCAGGCGTTAAATCAATCACCCTGGCCTATCCTGTTATTGATGAGCGCAAGCTGACTCCGTTTCTGAAACGGGCCCAGGAACTGAATGCCGAAATCAATCTATGCATCGACAATGCCGAAGGACTTGCAATTGCCTACAAAGTAGCTACCCGGGTTCGGTTCCAGGTAGGTCTATACATCATCATCAACATTGGCTACAATCGATGTGGTCTGGAACCCAATGATGAACGCATCCTCGAACTGGCGCAGCAAATAGGACGCTATAAATACCTGGGGTTTAAAGGACTGCTCACCCACAACGGATTAACCTATGATGTAGCCAGTTGGAAGAAACTGACTAAAGTAAACCGGAAAGAAGTCAACCAATTATTAAAACTTAAACACAGACTCGAGGCAGCCGGAATAGCAGTTGATGAAATCTCTGTCGGATCTACACCGGGCACCCTGATGGGTGAAGGTTTGGAAGGGGTGACAGAAATCAGACCGGGGAATTACGTTTTTATGGATCGGACACCGGTTGCCATGAAATTGATCAAAAAGCGGGCTGTGGCACAGACCATCCTGGCTTCAGTCATCAGTGAAAACGAGCATTACTACATCATCGATGCTGGCAAAAAGGTCTTGTCCAGTGACAAACGGGGAGACCAGGATGATTATGGATTGGCCTATCCTCTGGATCATTATCCCAAAAAGGCGTTTGAGTTCAAAGTGGTCAAGCTTTCCGAAGAGCATGGATTTATAGGTAAACGCAAAGGCCTGGAACTCAAAGTTGGGGATCTGGTACGGATCCTACCGAACCATTCTTGTGTGGTCAGTAACCTGACACGATATTTTTGTCTGGTAGACGGTGATCAATATCTAAGACCGATCGCTGTGGATGCCGGATTGACCTCTCATGGTGCCTTGCCATAA
- a CDS encoding co-chaperone GroES: MVHLKDTDTGNIIVIGDRVLIKPTTPAEKTEGGLYLPQGMHKTEELRTGYVIKVGPGYPIPVPPDDEPWKEHNDEVRYVPLQPKQGDLAVYIQKNVFNIRFNGEDYVIAPHGAILMVVREED; this comes from the coding sequence ATGGTCCATCTTAAAGATACCGACACCGGGAACATCATCGTTATTGGCGACCGGGTTTTAATCAAACCGACCACCCCTGCCGAAAAAACGGAAGGTGGTTTATACCTGCCACAGGGCATGCACAAAACCGAAGAGCTACGTACCGGATATGTGATCAAAGTCGGGCCTGGATACCCCATTCCGGTTCCTCCCGATGACGAACCTTGGAAAGAGCATAACGACGAAGTCAGATATGTCCCGCTTCAGCCCAAACAAGGAGACCTTGCCGTCTATATCCAGAAGAATGTGTTCAATATCCGCTTTAATGGAGAAGACTATGTGATCGCTCCCCATGGAGCCATTCTGATGGTGGTGCGGGAAGAGGATTGA